The window GGTTGACTTTCCACACCACAATTCCGCCTGAAAGAAAACACAATGTTGTCCTTTTCCTTATTACTTGAGAAATCAGTCGCGCATTGCGGATCCAGCATCAGTGCCTCATCCGCTTCCGCCTTCAACGCCTGGATGAGATTAAGCCAAAGCGGCTTTCTGGCAATCCGGCAAAAAAGGGTGACCGGATACTGAAAAGTGCACCGTCATAGGTGGTTGGCTCAGTAAGTCCAACACGTGCGCTGGTGCAAAAAAGCGTGTTCAGTGACGAACCGCCGAGCACCGGGCAGGTAGTCTGGATGGCAGGAGCAGACAGAATACTGTGCGTTTCTCCCTCTGGGCTGTAACGAACAACCCGACTGCCGCCCCATTCGGCGTTCCACAGATAACCCTGTGCATCAATGCAGGAACCATCAGGCGCGCCGCCGCCTTCGACTTCCGTAAAGATTCGCTGATTGTCGAGCGAAGGATAATCACAGCAAAAGATTCGTCCCTGCATGGAGTCGCTGTAATACATCGTGCCCCCATCCGGGCTGAAGCAGATGCTGTTAGGAATGGCAACAGCGGGCAGATCGAGTTTTTCCGTTTCCAGACTGACAGAATTTAGCCTGTGAAATTTACCGATGGGCTCCACCGGATAGCCGTCGTGCATCGTGCTAAATACGAAGTTTCCTGCGCGATCGCAGCGGCCGTCATTAAGCCGGAAGCTTCGTGCGGGCAGCAGAAGCGCTTTCACTACCTGCTTCAACGGTTACCAGTACCATTAAAAGTCTTGAGAAATATCTGCAGGTGCGCCTGCTTAACCGGACAACGAGGCGGGTCAGCCTTACCCCAGAAGGTTTGCAGTATCTCAGTGAGTGCAGGGAAATTCTCTCATTAATCGAACATGCGGAATCCGGCCTGAAGGATTCCGTCAGGCGACCACAGGGGCGTTTGCGAATTGATATGCCGGGTGGGATAGCCCATTTTATCGTTATGCCAAACCTGAAAGACTTTTACCGGCTTTATCCGGATATTTACCTGATGATTGGGGTAAGCGATCGACAGGTCAATCTCGTTCAGGAGGGCGTGGACTGCGTAATCAGGACGGGGGAGTTGAATAACTCTACGCTTGTGGCCCGTCCGCTTGGCCGTTTTCGGTGGATCACTTGCGCATCACCGGACTATCTCAGGGAGTATGGTATTCCTGATAGCCCAGAAGCGTTGTCACAGCATCGGGCCATTCACTACTTTTCCGGCTCTGCCAGGCGCGCGGATGAACTGCATTTCCTGCGTGGCGCTGAGACGTTGTCCGTGCCAGTAAAGGGAAATGCCGCCGTTAATGAAACGGGGCTCTATATTAAAATGTGTCTTGACGGTTTTGGGCTGGCACAGCTTGCTGAAAGCATCGTCTTTGAGAATCTTCAGGAAGGGAAACTTGTTGAGGTTATGACTGACTGGCAGCCGCCATCAGTTCCGGTCATATTACTTTACCCACATCAGCGTTTTCTTTCTCCGGCCGTTCGCGCGTTTGCAGACTGGGTTGCCACTATTCTATGAAGCACACGTGCCAGCGCTATGAATGTCTTTTCCCGCTCAAAGCGGACCGTGCCCCGTTCGCAATGACTGCTTTGTGCCAGAAGCGGACGTTGCTAACTCACAAACTGCGTAGGGAGTAAACCAATGAGCTGATGTTATCTCGTTCTCATTTTCTGACTACGAAGATCACTCTGTAGGATATTAATAGGTATAGTTGTCTAAGACTTTCATGGGGGGCTTATTCGAAAACACTAGATGCTAGGTAAGATCACACTCATCGGTGTCAAACATGCCAATGACTGGTATTAGAATAAATATCAGTAGTATGGTGTAAGAAATGTATCTAACATAAGGGATGGAAATGCGCGATTATTCACTACTTATTGGAAATGGCATAAATAATATTACAAATGGAAATTCTTGGCTTGATGTTTTAAATAATCTAGGGGAAACATATGGGATAACAATTGACACACATGAAAAACCATTCCCACTAGCCTATGAAGAGATTTATTTTAATATTTCAA is drawn from Pectobacterium aroidearum and contains these coding sequences:
- a CDS encoding LysR family transcriptional regulator — protein: MRAAEALSLPASTVTSTIKSLEKYLQVRLLNRTTRRVSLTPEGLQYLSECREILSLIEHAESGLKDSVRRPQGRLRIDMPGGIAHFIVMPNLKDFYRLYPDIYLMIGVSDRQVNLVQEGVDCVIRTGELNNSTLVARPLGRFRWITCASPDYLREYGIPDSPEALSQHRAIHYFSGSARRADELHFLRGAETLSVPVKGNAAVNETGLYIKMCLDGFGLAQLAESIVFENLQEGKLVEVMTDWQPPSVPVILLYPHQRFLSPAVRAFADWVATIL